The following coding sequences are from one Microbulbifer sp. TB1203 window:
- the aceE gene encoding pyruvate dehydrogenase (acetyl-transferring), homodimeric type yields the protein MHEETDNQETQEWLDALQAVIRHSGKERAAFLLKQLSERATDAGVKLPPAITTHYRNTIPTSAEKRMPGDLFMERRIRSLIRWNALAMVVRANQNDDALGGHIASFSSAATLYDVGFNYFFRGNEGEQLGDLIFFQGHSSPGIYARSYLEGRFDEEQMDNFRREVNGNGLSSYPHPWLMPDYWQFPTVSMGLGPIQAIYQAHMMRYLSARGLSPRGDRKVWAFLGDGECDEPETLGAISLAGRENLENLVFVVNCNLQRLDGPVRGNGKIVQELEGVFRGAGWNVIKVLWGRLWDPLLEKDDKGLLQKVMDEVVDGEMQNFKANGGAYTREHFFGKYPELLEMVKDLSDDEIMKLNRGGHDPYKVYAAYAEAMASKGQPTVILAQTVKGYGLGAAGEAAMDTHSVKKLDLDALKRFRDRFGIPLSDKELEEVPYYRPAPDSPEMKYMAERRKSLGGPVPSRKADFPALKVPGLDAFSALTKGSGDREISTTMAFVRAIAALVKDKNMGQNVAPIVPDEARTFGMEGLFRQLGIYSSQGQKYTPVDHGQIMYYKEDKKGQVLEEGINEAGAMSAWIALATAYSNHGVPMVPFYIYYSMFGFQRIGDLAWAAGDMQARGFLIGATAGRTTLNGEGLQHQDGHSHVLASTIPNCKSYDPAYGYELAVIIQHGLKEMYEEKKNVFYYITIENENYLQPEMPQGVEEGIIRGIYRVRSGAKKSGKGKAAKKHVQLIGGGTILREVLAGAEILAKEFGVTSDVWNLTSGVEAAREGQDVARWNMLHPEDEPRKPWITQQFEGNEFPVVAATDYIRSYVEPLREFIPGDLTVLGTDGFGRSDSREQLRRFFEVDRNYVVVAALNGLAKQGVIDAKEVSEAIRKLNVDPEKINPRIS from the coding sequence ATGCACGAAGAAACCGACAACCAGGAAACGCAGGAGTGGCTGGACGCGCTGCAGGCGGTAATCCGCCACAGCGGCAAGGAGCGTGCCGCATTTCTGCTGAAGCAGCTGTCCGAACGCGCCACTGACGCGGGGGTGAAGCTGCCCCCGGCCATCACCACCCACTACCGCAACACCATTCCGACCAGCGCGGAAAAGCGCATGCCCGGCGACCTGTTTATGGAACGCCGCATCCGCTCACTGATCCGCTGGAACGCATTGGCCATGGTGGTGCGCGCCAACCAGAACGACGACGCTCTGGGCGGGCATATCGCCAGCTTCTCCTCCGCGGCCACGCTGTACGATGTGGGCTTCAACTACTTCTTCCGCGGCAACGAAGGCGAGCAACTGGGCGATCTGATCTTCTTCCAGGGCCACAGCTCCCCGGGTATCTACGCTCGCTCCTATCTCGAGGGCCGCTTCGACGAAGAGCAGATGGACAACTTCCGCCGCGAAGTGAACGGCAACGGTCTGTCCTCCTACCCGCATCCCTGGCTGATGCCGGACTACTGGCAGTTCCCCACTGTATCCATGGGCCTGGGCCCGATTCAGGCGATCTACCAGGCGCACATGATGCGCTACCTGTCCGCCCGCGGGCTGTCTCCGCGGGGCGACCGCAAGGTATGGGCCTTCCTCGGCGACGGCGAGTGCGACGAGCCGGAAACCCTCGGCGCCATCTCCCTGGCCGGCCGTGAGAACCTCGAGAACCTGGTGTTCGTGGTCAACTGCAACCTGCAGCGCCTCGACGGCCCGGTGCGCGGCAACGGCAAGATCGTCCAGGAACTGGAAGGCGTCTTCCGCGGCGCCGGCTGGAACGTGATCAAGGTCCTTTGGGGGCGCCTGTGGGACCCGCTGCTGGAAAAAGACGACAAGGGCCTGCTGCAGAAAGTCATGGACGAGGTGGTCGATGGCGAGATGCAGAACTTCAAGGCCAACGGCGGGGCCTATACCCGCGAGCATTTCTTCGGCAAGTACCCGGAACTGCTGGAGATGGTCAAAGACCTCTCCGATGATGAAATCATGAAGCTGAACCGCGGCGGCCACGACCCCTACAAGGTCTACGCCGCCTACGCCGAGGCCATGGCCAGCAAGGGTCAGCCCACGGTAATCCTGGCGCAGACGGTAAAAGGCTACGGCCTGGGCGCCGCCGGTGAAGCGGCCATGGATACCCACTCGGTGAAGAAGCTGGACCTGGACGCCCTCAAGCGCTTCCGCGACCGCTTCGGTATCCCGCTGTCCGATAAGGAGCTGGAGGAGGTTCCCTACTACCGCCCGGCACCGGACAGCCCGGAAATGAAATATATGGCCGAGCGCCGCAAGTCCCTGGGCGGCCCGGTGCCGTCGCGCAAGGCGGACTTCCCCGCATTGAAGGTGCCCGGCCTGGACGCCTTCAGCGCCCTGACCAAGGGCTCCGGCGACCGCGAAATTTCCACCACCATGGCCTTCGTGCGCGCCATCGCCGCGCTGGTGAAGGACAAGAACATGGGCCAGAACGTGGCGCCCATCGTCCCCGACGAGGCGCGCACTTTCGGTATGGAAGGCCTGTTCCGCCAGTTGGGCATCTACTCTTCCCAAGGGCAGAAATACACCCCGGTCGACCACGGCCAGATCATGTATTACAAGGAAGACAAGAAGGGCCAAGTGCTGGAAGAGGGCATCAACGAGGCCGGCGCCATGTCCGCGTGGATTGCCCTGGCGACCGCCTACAGCAACCACGGCGTGCCCATGGTGCCCTTCTATATCTACTACTCCATGTTCGGCTTCCAGCGCATCGGCGACCTGGCCTGGGCCGCCGGCGACATGCAGGCGCGGGGCTTCCTGATTGGCGCCACCGCCGGCCGCACCACCCTGAACGGCGAGGGCCTGCAGCACCAGGACGGCCACAGCCACGTGCTGGCGTCCACCATCCCGAACTGCAAGAGCTACGATCCGGCCTACGGCTATGAGCTGGCGGTCATTATCCAGCACGGCCTGAAGGAGATGTACGAGGAGAAGAAGAACGTCTTCTACTACATCACCATCGAGAACGAGAACTACCTGCAGCCGGAAATGCCCCAGGGCGTGGAAGAGGGCATTATCCGCGGTATCTACCGCGTCAGGTCCGGAGCCAAGAAAAGCGGCAAAGGCAAGGCGGCCAAGAAGCATGTCCAACTGATCGGTGGTGGCACCATCCTGCGCGAAGTGCTGGCCGGGGCGGAAATCCTCGCGAAGGAGTTCGGCGTGACCTCCGACGTGTGGAATCTCACCTCCGGCGTGGAAGCCGCCCGCGAGGGACAGGACGTGGCGCGCTGGAATATGCTGCACCCGGAGGACGAACCGCGTAAACCCTGGATTACCCAGCAGTTCGAAGGCAACGAATTCCCGGTGGTGGCCGCCACCGACTACATTCGTTCCTACGTGGAGCCGCTGCGGGAATTCATTCCCGGCGACCTCACGGTACTGGGCACAGACGGCTTCGGCCGCAGCGACTCCCGCGAACAGCTGCGCCGCTTCTTCGAAGTGGATCGCAACTATGTGGTCGTCGCCGCGCTGAATGGCCTGGCGAAGCAGGGCGTGATTGACGCAAAAGAAGTGAGCGAGGCCATCCGCAAGCTCAATGTCGATCCGGAAAAAATTAACCCGCGTATCAGCTGA
- a CDS encoding LuxR C-terminal-related transcriptional regulator: MPARSENRFGSTPMIALGLTPPHLVEDSVLRERLLQKACGEQLPAAHLCLVTAPAGYGKSTFLAQCRQRLQDRGLATAWLTLDEEDNEEGLFFYCLGAALGQFNPEITGELVERRLTAGEFSGRRLITELLGFLDPSRHYALFLDDYHHIHNPAVHEALRLLLLQLPGNLYLFIGSRSMPPVPLSRYSAADDLLLLDSGDLGFDREETRALLCDINHLQVSGEEMALLCESTGGWAAVLQLAALSMQGSADRSRLVSALSANSGSVADFLTEEVVAQMPGTLAGFLRRIAILDRFCASLCLAVTGDREHSFELARLQDSRLPVQSLDESGDWYQMHPLFRNALQRQLESVRAEDLVELHRRASAWFEKHGLMAEAIQHSISAGNEGRALELLDEEGISLLVQGYVSQFLGLVRRLPESLLRESQGTLIQLAWLQVLCNRLPQARRLLEELKSRRYSLESAQWVEVICIEANLYAYDDELDKAAQLTDTWLPRCPPEPVYLRDCFRLLPGMLHYVRREYAQVLEIARQVLAAPSVPKQVYNQAWAACFEALVYLAGARLKEGIGYAEQQLGNILRHVMPNSEGVALLESMIGLLRYQRGELQRAETLFQRGLEALRVYATVDMVIGVLSARARLLHGAGDTQGALDYLDEMQALAEGRGWTRLRACVVHERVRLLLALGELGRARACFDEWQHHRETLPRPSGYIQANIEEWIGVAKVRLILAEGDAVKAALLLKASIGESIENGQVLRAMELQVLLAKTYLSENKPDQAKQALRDALALDPESGAIQLFRDEGEEVIAALAALRRDLGLSTGPEQRELWQQQIDTIIPDQTAGEAKVNLAAAGLVGELTKMELAILALVVEGYSNKEISERLGVPTDTVKTHLKSAYGKLGVTRRTQAVRRLLQLGIFE, encoded by the coding sequence GAGCGGCTGCTGCAAAAGGCCTGCGGCGAGCAGCTTCCCGCGGCGCACCTGTGCCTGGTGACCGCGCCGGCCGGCTACGGCAAGTCCACCTTCCTCGCGCAGTGCCGGCAGCGGTTGCAGGACCGGGGACTGGCCACCGCCTGGCTGACCCTGGATGAGGAGGACAATGAAGAGGGCCTTTTTTTCTACTGCCTGGGCGCGGCCCTCGGTCAGTTTAACCCGGAGATCACCGGGGAACTGGTTGAGCGCCGCCTGACGGCGGGCGAGTTCAGCGGCCGGCGTCTGATCACCGAACTGCTCGGATTTCTGGATCCCTCCCGGCATTACGCGCTGTTTCTCGACGATTACCACCACATTCACAACCCGGCGGTGCACGAGGCGTTGCGGCTCCTGTTGCTGCAGCTGCCCGGTAACCTCTACCTTTTTATCGGCTCGCGCAGCATGCCGCCGGTCCCCCTGTCGCGATACAGTGCGGCCGACGACCTGTTGCTGCTCGATAGCGGCGACCTGGGTTTCGACAGGGAGGAAACGCGGGCCCTGTTGTGCGACATCAACCATTTGCAGGTGAGCGGCGAGGAGATGGCGCTGTTGTGCGAGAGCACCGGTGGCTGGGCGGCCGTGCTGCAGCTGGCCGCCCTGTCCATGCAGGGCTCCGCCGATCGCAGCCGCCTTGTCAGCGCCTTGTCCGCTAACAGCGGATCCGTGGCCGACTTTCTCACCGAGGAGGTGGTGGCGCAGATGCCCGGGACCCTGGCCGGTTTTTTGCGCCGCATCGCCATACTCGACCGCTTCTGCGCATCCCTGTGCCTGGCCGTCACCGGCGACCGGGAACACAGTTTCGAGCTGGCGCGGCTGCAGGATTCCCGCCTTCCGGTGCAGAGCCTGGACGAGAGCGGCGACTGGTACCAAATGCATCCCCTGTTCCGCAATGCCCTTCAGCGGCAACTGGAGTCCGTTCGCGCGGAGGATCTTGTGGAGCTGCACCGCCGGGCCAGTGCCTGGTTTGAGAAACACGGATTGATGGCGGAGGCCATACAGCATTCCATCAGCGCCGGCAATGAAGGACGCGCGCTGGAGCTGCTCGACGAGGAGGGGATCAGCCTTCTGGTTCAGGGTTACGTGTCCCAATTCCTCGGCCTGGTCCGGCGACTGCCGGAGTCGCTGCTGCGGGAGAGCCAGGGGACGCTGATCCAACTGGCCTGGCTGCAGGTGCTCTGCAACCGATTGCCTCAGGCGCGGCGGCTGCTGGAAGAGCTCAAGAGCCGCAGGTATTCCCTCGAGTCGGCACAGTGGGTGGAGGTCATCTGCATCGAGGCGAACCTGTACGCCTACGACGACGAGCTGGACAAGGCGGCGCAACTGACGGACACCTGGCTGCCCCGCTGTCCCCCAGAGCCTGTATATCTCCGCGACTGCTTCAGGCTGTTGCCGGGCATGTTGCACTACGTCCGGCGGGAGTACGCGCAGGTGCTGGAAATAGCCCGGCAGGTGCTGGCGGCTCCCTCGGTTCCGAAGCAGGTCTACAACCAGGCTTGGGCCGCCTGCTTCGAGGCGCTCGTCTATCTCGCCGGCGCCAGGCTCAAGGAGGGCATCGGGTATGCGGAGCAGCAGTTGGGCAATATCCTGCGCCACGTGATGCCCAACTCCGAGGGGGTGGCCCTGCTGGAGTCGATGATCGGGCTCCTCCGCTACCAGCGGGGAGAGCTACAGCGGGCCGAAACCCTGTTCCAGCGCGGCCTTGAAGCGCTGCGGGTCTATGCGACCGTCGACATGGTCATCGGTGTGCTCAGCGCGCGCGCTCGGCTGTTGCACGGCGCGGGCGATACCCAGGGCGCCCTCGATTATCTGGACGAGATGCAGGCGCTGGCGGAGGGGCGCGGCTGGACGCGCCTGCGCGCCTGTGTCGTGCACGAGCGGGTGCGGCTGCTGCTGGCGCTGGGCGAGCTGGGGCGGGCCAGGGCCTGTTTCGACGAGTGGCAGCACCACCGCGAAACCCTCCCCCGTCCTTCGGGCTACATTCAGGCGAATATCGAAGAGTGGATCGGGGTTGCCAAAGTGCGCCTGATCCTGGCCGAAGGTGATGCGGTAAAGGCCGCGCTGTTGCTGAAGGCATCGATCGGGGAGTCTATCGAAAATGGCCAGGTATTGCGGGCCATGGAACTGCAGGTACTACTGGCCAAGACCTATCTGTCGGAGAACAAACCGGATCAGGCCAAACAGGCGCTGAGGGACGCACTGGCCCTGGATCCGGAGAGCGGAGCCATTCAGCTGTTTCGCGACGAAGGCGAGGAGGTGATCGCGGCACTGGCGGCGCTCAGGCGGGATCTGGGACTCTCCACAGGGCCGGAGCAGCGCGAGTTGTGGCAACAGCAGATAGACACCATCATTCCCGATCAAACCGCCGGGGAGGCGAAGGTCAACCTGGCCGCTGCCGGGCTGGTCGGCGAACTGACCAAAATGGAGTTGGCAATCCTGGCGCTGGTGGTCGAGGGCTATTCCAACAAGGAAATCTCCGAGCGCCTGGGCGTGCCTACCGACACCGTCAAGACCCACCTGAAATCCGCCTACGGAAAACTGGGCGTAACCCGGCGCACCCAGGCGGTGCGTCGCCTGCTGCAGCTGGGAATTTTCGAATAG